Proteins encoded together in one Penicillium digitatum chromosome 1, complete sequence window:
- a CDS encoding Chalcone isomerase, with amino-acid sequence MASTLRQNPWRAYQSLTRQQIRTTRLSSRHLSTSSLRSNATNNPLRSRASAAADLQHASQAQRRMILSAAGIITCAVGLYGVIKLDLFGLDELDTTKDNKTTSVPPKNGAMRMDGPVGFPSGGPSLITIQGQDKLEQVPTGTSTIPHFPSTIRLPTSEATEGKQTGDDLAPSTGEEYQLLGLGIRTVSFLSVQVYVVGLYIAKSDITELQRRLLHTAIHPPTPGADADAAISGVGANAATSLVSPERQQLKELLLDAERGDAAWSAIIKDNGIRTAFRIVPTRNTDFMHLRDGWVRGITARAQAKKAAEPGEFQDESFGSSMNDFKAVFGAGKGKSVPKGQTLVLMRDAHGVLDALFQPGADKPVKWMGRVADERISRLVWLNYLAGKTVASEGARTSIVEGLMSIVERPLGTVVQKVI; translated from the coding sequence ATGGCCTCCACTCTCCGCCAGAACCCATGGCGGGCCTACCAAAGCCTCACCCGCCAACAAATTCGCACAACACGCCTCTCCTCCCGGCATCTTTCTACCTCCTCCCTCCGCTCCAATGCAACCAATAACCCTCTCCGCTCCCGAGCATCGGCAGCGGCGGATCTCCAGCACGCCTCCCAAGCTCAGCGGAGAATGATCCTCTCCGCAGCTGGCATAATAACTTGCGCAGTCGGTCTCTACGGCGTCATCAAGCTAGACCTATTCGGACTTGACGAACTAGACACCACAAAAGATAACAAGACCACATCCGTACCCCCGAAGAATGGCGCAATGCGCATGGACGGACCAGTCGGTTTCCCCAGCGGCGGCCCATCATTAATAACCATTCAGGGGCAAGACAAACTCGAGCAAGTGCCAACAGGAACAAGCACAATCCCCCACTTCCCAAGCACAATCCGACTCCCCACATCCGAAGCTACAGAAGGCAAGCAAACCGGCGACGATCTAGCCCCGTCCACTGGAGAAGAATACCAACTACTAGGCCTCGGTATTCGCACCGTCTCCTTCCTCTCAGTCCAAGTCTACGTGGTCGGCCTGTACATTGCGAAATCCGACATAACCGAGCTACAACGGCGCCTGCTGCACACAGCAATCCACCCGCCCACTCCCGGCGCCGATGCCGACGCCGCCATTTCTGGCGTTGGCGCGAACGCCGCTACCTCCCTCGTCTCGCCGGAGCGCCAGCAGCTCAAGGAACTTCTCCTTGACGCGGAGCGCGGCGACGCCGCCTGGTCTGCTATCATCAAGGATAACGGTATTCGCACTGCATTCCGCATCGTGCCCACCCGCAACACCGACTTTATGCATTTGCGCGACGGCTGGGTGCGTGGCATTACTGCGCGCGCGCAGGCGAAGAAGGCTGCAGAGCCCGGCGAGTTCCAGGATGAAAGCTTTGGAAGTTCGATGAATGATTTCAAGGCTGTTTTCGGTGCTGGGAAGGGGAAGTCGGTGCCGAAGGGACAAACGCTTGTTTTGATGCGGGATGCACATGGCGTTTTGGATGCGCTTTTCCAGCCCGGGGCTGATAAGCCGGTTAAGTGGATGGGGCGCGTTGCTGATGAGCGCATTAGTCGGCTTGTCTGGTTGAATTATCTGGCTGGCAAGACTGTTGCGAGTGAGGGGGCCCGGACGAGTATTGTCGAAGGGCTGATGTCGATTGTTGAGAGGCCACTCGGAACCGTTGTGCAGAAGGTTATCTGA
- a CDS encoding Alpha-L-rhamnosidase B, putative: MSQLYWHSIVLILWSFFSLSVADTCWRNTTCSGPTDTAFSGPWEKNIYAPASRTVRPTSTLSELKTNAVADSSRPYKATLHGNGSLIVFDFSIEVGGIVHIDYTSTGSGALGLAFTEAKNWIGEWSDSSSALYHDGALYANISSAEKGTYVMPDQYLRGGFRYLTVFLVTDDLASVHIDNLSLELAFKPTWANLRAYQGYFHCSDELLNRIWYSGAYTLQTNEVPVNTGRVTKGITSGWVNNGTLGLGDTIIVDGAKRDRAVWPGDMGIAITSAFVSLGDLESVKNALQIMYNTQNRTTGAFDESGPPLSQKDSDTYHMWSMIGTYKYVLYTNDTDFLLANWDGYQHAMEYIYGKVTYPSGLLNVTGTRDWARWQQGYNNSEAQMILYQTLQTGASLSLWAGDSTNLSSIWSSQAANLKKAINTYCWDESHGAFKDNATETSLHPQDANSMAVVFGIVNEERTTRVSEKLLKNWTPIGAVAPELPENIASFISSFEIQSHFIAHEPARALELIRRSWGWYINNPNGTESTMIEGYLQNGTFGYRMDRGYGYDPSYVSHAHGWSSGPTSALTEYVVGLSVVSPLGLTWKIVPQFGDLEFAEAGFITSLGKFKASWALNSNGYVLAFSVPKGTVGNVTLPYVTASKKPSITIDGDELMIEVAYVDGTATFEVTGGSHEVVVK, translated from the exons ATGTCACAGCTATACTGGCACAGCATCGTATTGATTCTTTGGTCTTTCTTCTCGCTATCGGTTGCAGACACTTGTTGGCGTAATACCACTTGCTCTGGGCCAACCGACACTGCGTTCAGCGGGCCATGGGAAAAGAACATATATGCACCGGCTTCACGAACAGTACGACCAACCTCAACCTTATCAGAGTTGAAAACCAACGCTGTCGCGGACTCCTCGCGTCCATACAAAGCAACATTACACGGCAACGGATCACTAATTGTATTTGACTTCAGTATTGAAGTAGGTGGCATCGTCCATATAGACTACACCTCCACCGGCAGTGGAGCGCTAGGGCTGGCATTTACAGAAGCCAAAAATTGGATTGGAGAGTGGTCGGACTCGTCAAGCGCTCTGTATCATGACGGCGCGTTGTATGCAAATATTTCGTCAGCTGAGAAGGGCACATATGTCATGCCAGACCAATACTTGCGGGGTGGATTCCGGTATCTGACGGTCTTCTTGGTCACAGATGATTTGGCCAGTGTTCATATTGACAATTTGAGCTTAGAGCTTGCGTTTAAGCCCACCTGGGCTAATCTCCGAGCTTATCAGGGATACTTTCACTGCAGTGATGAGCTTTTGAATCGTATCTGGTATAGCGGGGCATATACTCTGCAGACGAATGAAGTCCCTGTGAATACTGGTCGTGTTACAAAGGGTATCACATCTGGCTGGGTGAACAATGGAACTCTTGGCCTGGGAGACACAATCATTGTAGATGGCGCAAAGCGAGATCGTGCAGTTTGGCCTGGTGATATGGGCATTGCCATTACTTCGGCTTTTGTGAGTCTGGGAGACTTGGAAAGTGTCAAAAACGCTTTGCAGATTATGTACAATACCCAG AACAGAACAACTGGCGCATTTGATGAGTCAGGACCACCGTTGAGTCAGAAGGACTCGGACACATATCACATGTGGTCTATGATCGGCACCTATAAATATGTGCTTTATACCAATGACACTGACTTCTTGTTGGCGAATTGGGATGGTTATCAGCATGCCATGGAATATATATATGGAAAGGTGACTTATCCCAGCGGGCTTTTGAACGTTACAGGCACACGAGACTGGGCGAGATGGCAGCAAGGCTATAACAATTCGGAAGCACAGATGAT TCTCTACCAGACCCTTCAAACAggagcatctctctctctgtgggCTGGAGACTCCACTAATCTCTCAAGCATCTGGAGCTCTCAGGCCGCCAATCtcaagaaagccatcaaCACTTATTGCTGGGACGAGTCACATGGCGCCTTTAAGGACAACGCAACTGAGACATCTTTACATCCACAAGATGCTAATAGCATGGCAGTTGTGTTTGGTATTGTAAACGAAGAGCGCACAACCCGCGTTTCAGAAAAGCTTCTCAAGAACTGGACACCCATAGGGGCCGTGGCTCCTGAGTTGCCCGAGAACATTGCCTCGTTCATATCCTCTTTCGAGATCCAAAGTCACTTCATTGCCCACGAGCCTGCCCGCGCATTGGAACTCATTCGTCGCAGCTGGGGTTGGTATATCAACAACCCGAATGGCACAGAGAGCACCATGATTGAGGGCTATCTACAGAACGGGACTTTCGGGTACCGGATGGACCGTGGGTATGGCTATGATCCATCATACGTTTCACATGCGCATGGCTGGTCCTCCGGTCCGACCTCAGCGTTGACAGAGTATGTTGTTGGTCTCTCTGTGGTCTCCCCATTAGGATTAACGTGGAAAATCGTGCCACAATTTGGAGATCTGGAGTTTGCCGAGGCTGGCTTTATCACCTCTCTTGGAAAATTCAAGGCATCTTGGGCTTTGAATTCAAATGGATATGTGTTGGCTTTCTCGGTTCCAAAGGGTACTGTTGGGAATGTCACTTTGCCATATGTCACCGCGTCGAAGAAGCCTTCGATTACCATTGATGGTGACGAGTTGATGATAGAAGTGGCTTACGTCGATGGTACTGCCACTTTTGAAGTAACTGGTGGCTCTCACGAGGTAGTTGTCAAATAA
- a CDS encoding Glutaredoxin Grx1, putative, protein MSAAKTRAQSLINDNAVVVFSKSYCPYCDSSKKLLDSLNAKYTTLELDLEEEGAAIQSALAEISSQRTVPNIFINKKHIGGNSDLQGRKDLKDLLKAAGAI, encoded by the exons ATGTCCGCCGCAAAGACCCGTGCTCAGTCTCTCATTAACGACAATGCCGTCGTCGTTTTCTCCAAGTCATACTGTCCTTACTGTGACTCTTCCAAGAAATTGCTTGACAGCCTGAACGCGAAGTACACCACTCTCGAGCTGGATCTGGAGG AGGAGGGAGCTGCTATCCAGAGCGCTCTTGCCGAGATCTCAAGCCAGCGCACTGTGCCCAACATCTTCATCAACAAGAAGCACATCGGCGGCAACTCCGACCTCCAGGGTAGGAAGGACCTGAAGGATCTACTCAAGGCCGCGGGTGCAATCTAA
- a CDS encoding putative TeaA receptor TeaR (Eurofung) encodes MAGVATAYSADALASPVDGSPWDFAVPLVDEESYHSSKRRNSHDSNSTRAKFSRQRASNGSRSSSVSRNAYAHEPPYLASTRGRKEPSLNRRGSEASRVRDALGLEGAGRKESEEGDDGPKLHLDGQTNQEQWIHRDKLAKIESEELHQATILFQRRMRGESKSSVGRGRSHDMQQTANGTGTPTSPTTEYSEPWPKVKEEPGKRDVTGNVDGNVREHWDLRRPEEIAADDAAASIYSQPSLGKSASRIPISTVSPVPISGAMGRDSRSSQNRAATDEDERPSHGRRASGHIDIEKYRSTPSPESRPDSCGLGSAQSPPGKKTVKSTGATNRKTPAPSTNRKASAPRSRAVSGNNMQRPTTRPGENRSPVAVNRPEGDPPWLATMYKPDPRLPPDQQMIPTVAKKIMQEQWEKEGRTPNTYDRNFAPLAVHPFDAPAPVATKVEPEQQPVETLELEELPPQSSKSPEPPRPNTSTGYSTMPKVQDTPPMGLPPNPNPNWSPPVVTAQQPPKKEKSGCCIVM; translated from the exons ATGGCGGGCGTCGCTACGGCATATTCTGCAGATGCCTTAGCATCGCCTGTGGATGGCTCGCCATGGGATTTTGCGGTGCCACTTGTGGACGAG GAAAGTTACCACTCATCGAAACGACGCAACTCGCATGACTCGAACTCCACCCGCGCAAAGTTTTCTCGGCAGCGTGCCTCGAACGGCTCACGCAGCTCCTCGGTCTCGCGCAATGCCTACGCACATGAACCGCCCTACTTAGCCTCAACCCGAGGACGGAAGGAACCCAGTCTCAACCGACGTGGGAGTGAAGCAAGCCGTGTGCGAGATGCTTTGGGTCTCGAGGGAGCTGGTCGCAAAGAGTCCGAGGAAGGTGATGATGGCCCCAAATTACACCTGGATGGACAGACGAATCAGGAACAATGGATTCACCGAGACAAGCTGGCGAAGATTGAGAGTGAGGAGCTCCACCAGGCAACCATTCTCTTCCAGCGACGAATGAGAGGAGAAAGCAAATCGAGCGTGGGACGTGGGAGGAGCCATGATATGCAGCAGACTGCTAATGGGACTGGTACTCCGACCTCACCCACGACAGAATACTCCGAACCCTGGCCGAAAGTGAAAGAAGAACCCGGCAAGCGGGATGTAACTGGTAACGTAGATGGCAATGTGCGGGAGCATTGGGATCTCCGCCGACCAGAGGAGATTGCCGCAGATGACGCAGCCGCCAGCATCTACAGCCAGCCAAGCCTTGGAAAAAGCGCCTCCCGAATACCCATCTCTACAGTCAGTCCGGTTCCCATCTCTGGCGCAATGGGCCGCGATTCTCGCAGTTCACAGAACCGTGCCGCaacagatgaagatgaacgGCCGTCACACGGCCGCAGAGCCAGTGGGCATATCGACATTGAGAAATATCGTTCGACTCCTTCTCCAGAAAGCCGACCAGACAGCTGTGGATTAGGCAGTGCACAGAGCCCCCCGGGCAAGAAGACAGTCAAGAGCACAGGCGCTACCAACCGAAAGACCCCTGCTCCATCCACGAACAGGAAGGCGAGCGCTCCTCGATCTCGTGCTGTCTCCGGGAACAACATGCAGCGCCCTACCACCCGGCCAGGTGAAAATCGTTCTCCAGTAGCTGTTAACCGGCCTGAAGGAGATCCGCCGTGGTTGGCAACCATGTACAAGCCCGATCCTCGCCTTCCACCAGACCAACAGATGATTCCGACCGTCGCCAAAAAGATCATGCAGGAACAGTGGGAGAAGGAAGGCCGGACACCGAATACGTACGACCGCAACTTCGCGCCCCTCGCAGTGCACCCATTCGACGCGCCAGCTCCCGTAGCCACAAAGGTCGAGCCAGAACAGCAACCGGTTGAGACTCTAGAGCTGGAAGAGTTGCCCCCTCAGTCGTCCAAGAGCCCAGAACCACCCCGTCCAAACACGAGTACCGGCTACAGCACCATGCCCAAGGTGCAGGACACCCCCCCAATGGGGCTGCCACCAAACCCCAACCCTAACTGGAGCCCTCCAGTTGTCACTGCGCAGCAGCCaccgaagaaagagaagagtggATGCTGCATTGTGATGTGA
- a CDS encoding Ubiquitin supergroup encodes MTLLPPILAQSTLGEKCVVYIDQVTDVLPIHLRSLRHQLDTILTYFSNTSLGPLARKLPFAPDNQSIALFAAVAACLFTVAVMSWRNPFKLLRRTPSYAPASNPQVNDGDFSYITPSDIADPPVDDTEPDIIALRHRGTIYPLRFRAYAIDDGILTIGDLREAAAKSTGAGHPECVRLLYKGKLLKNNARTCKAEGLKQHSEVLCVVSETGAGSSDDNGQNSPVTTSAPSPPPLPRPTSAGDASSPPTPTSGKSKNSKKKKRNGKKSPVGVEDPGSSRPPRPTSSGHSGVPAPPPNLKLLRTPLEQVTALAGWFEQEMKPLCEEYIANPPTDPKKRDYEHKKLAETIVAQIQLKADGIEPNGDEMARSARRALIKDTQVVLGELDRIA; translated from the coding sequence ATGACTTTACTGCCCCCAATCCTCGCTCAGTCCACCTTGGGCGAGAAGTGCGTAGTATACATAGACCAGGTCACCGACGTCCTCCCTATTCACTTACGTTCCCTCCGCCATCAACTGGACACTATTCTCACCTATTTTTCCAACACGTCCCTCGGTCCTCTCGCGCGAAAGCTGCCATTTGCCCCAGACAACCAGTCCATCGCCCTGTTTGCAGCTGTTGCTGCCTGCCTGTTCACTGTCGCCGTGATGAGTTGGCGCAACCCCTTTAAATTACTTCGCCGCACGCCGAGTTACGCTCCCGCATCCAACCCGCAGGTTAACGATGGAGACTTCAGCTATATCACACCCTCAGACATCGCCGACCCGCCGGTAGATGATACTGAGCCCGATATCATTGCCCTCCGCCACCGTGGCACCATCTACCCTTTGCGCTTCCGCGCATACGCGATCGACGACGGTATCTTGACCATCGGAGACCTACGGGAGGCTGCTGCCAAGAGCACAGGAGCCGGCCATCCGGAATGTGTGAGACTGCTATACAAGGGAAAGCTACTCAAGAACAATGCGCGGACATGCAAAGCCGAGGGGCTCAAGCAGCACTCCGAGGTGCTATGCGTGGTATCCGAAACAGGAGCGGGATCCTCCGACGACAACGGACAAAACAGTCCTGTAACTACGTCGGCGCCATCACCGCCGCCGCTCCCCCGTCCCACTAGTGCAGGAGACGCATCGTCCCCTCCCACACCGACGAGTGGAAAGAGCAAGAActcgaaaaagaagaaacgcAATGGCAAGAAGTCACCTGTCGGCGTAGAAGACCCCGGTTCATCTCGGCCGCCACGGCCTACGTCGTCAGGCCACTCAGGCGTTCCCGCCCCGCCGCCCAACCTTAAGTTGCTGCGTACACCGCTGGAACAGGTCACTGCTTTGGCCGGATGGTTTGAGCAGGAGATGAAGCCACTTTGTGAGGAATACATTGCGAACCCGCCCACCGATCCAAAGAAGCGGGATTATGAACATAAGAAATTGGCTGAGACGATCGTCGCACAAATCCAGTTGAAGGCGGATGGGATCGAGCCTAATGGTGATGAGATGGCTCGCAGTGCACGCCGGGCCCTCATCAAGGATACGCAGGTGGTCCTCGGCGAGCTGGATAGAATTGCATAG
- a CDS encoding Extracellular exo-polygalacturonase, putative yields MRLFGTPSLALPLGLALSIVVCANEERSSNVCTVKANGNQKDDVPNLLEAFHRCGNGGTIIFPEDQAYWIGTRLNPVVNNIAIEWRGKWTFSDDLDYWRKNSYPVAFQNHAAGFIITGHNITIDGHGTGGIDGNGNSWYTAEKGDTQPGRPMPFVFWNVSEVSVENFHVKDPQLWSINIMNGTNMRFNNIYCNATAVDAPYGENWVQNTDGFDTMDAQNIQLSNFIYQGGDDCVAIKPRSYNIDIHNVTCRGGNGIAIGSLGQYQENSSVANIRIDQVKVIRYNEDMHNSAYIKTWVGALVPQSSYESAGLACGGGWGSIRNVSLSNFEIHGANAGPAITQDSGNNGSYSGTSLMSISDVAFVNFTGYIESTSMKVASVSCSNVHPCYNIDFENVVLYPKENATTPGVGSCKYTMEGGVHGLVGC; encoded by the exons ATGCGATTATTCGGTACTCCTTCCCTGGCCCTGCCCTTAGGGCTGGCACTGTCAATTGTTGTATGTGCAAATGAAGAACGCAGCTCAAATGTCTGCACTGTGAAAGCCAATGGAAACCAGAAAGATGATGTTCCTAACCTGCTGGAAGCCTTCCACCGGTGTGGCAATGGTGGTACGATCATCTTTCCAGAGGACCAAGCCTACTGGATCGGTACTCGATTGAATCCCGTTGTAAATAATATAGCAATTGAATGGCGCGGGAAATGGACA TTCTCTGATGACCTGGATTACTGGCGCAAGAATTCGTACCCAGTTGCCTTTCAAAACCACGCTGCTGGATTCATTATCACAGGCCACAATATCACGATCGACGGACACGGTACTGGTGGTATTGATGGCAATGGGAATTCATGGTACACAGCCGAGAAAGGCGACACGCAGCCCGGCAGACCGATGCCGTTTGTATTTTGGAATGTATCAGAGGTCAGTGTGGAAAATTTCCATGTCAAAGATCCTCAGTTGTGGAGCATAAATATTATGAACGGAACCAACATGCGCTTCAATAATATCTACTGCAATGCGACTGCGGTGGATGCACCATACGGCGAGAATTGGGTCCAGAATACAGACGGATTTG ATACGATGGATGCGCAGAATATCCAATTAAGTAATTTCATATACCAAGGCGGCGATGACTGTGTGGCGATCAAACCACGATCGTACAATATCGATATCCACAATGTCACCTGTCGAGGTGGAAATGGGATTGCTATAGGCAGTCTGGGCCAATATCAGGAGAACTCCAGTGTGGCTAATATCCGTATTGACCAGGTCAAGGTGATCCGATACAACGAGGACATGCACAACAGTGCGTATATCAAAACGTGGGTCGGTGCACTTGTACCACAGAGCTCGTATGAGAGTGCTGGACTCGCTTGCGGGGGTGGCTGGGGCAGCATTCGGAATGTGTCGCTGTCAAACTTTGAAATCCATGGAGCCAATGCTGGACCTGCTATCACACAGGACAGTGGAAACAATGGCTCGTATTCGGGCACCAGTTTGATGAGTATTTCCGATGTCGCATTTGTCAATTTTACGGGCTATATTGAGAGCACTTCGATGAAGGTGGCATCTGTTTCATGCTCAAATGTGCACCCGTGCTATAATATCGATTTCGAAAACGTGGTTTTATACCCAAAGGAAAATGCGACGACACCGGGGGTTGGGTCGTGCAAGTATACAATGGAAGGGGGGGTACATGGGCTCGTTGGATGCTaa